From the genome of Solanum lycopersicum chromosome 12, SLM_r2.1:
AATGTAAAAATGTCATTTGAGATGGTTTAATTATGCACTATGTCGATCTCTAGATTATCCAGCGAAGACGTCAAACAGAAATAAAAGATATAAGAGACCTAAATCACAAGCAAACTCGTATGTTCCTAGAAAAGACtctcaataaaagaaaatgatatatttttatataacgataaaaaaatctatataaCGGTACTTATACGTTAACCTACTTCTAGACATGTTAGCATTTTTATTACTATGAATTATATACTTTCTAGAAAAATCAAAGATGGTGTTCATGTGTGgacaattttcaaaattgaaatgttgatgtcaattttctttttttagtgaATTTCTTTAAagataagaatttttttcacccaaaaaaataattatgcaaGTTTATGATTTATGAGAGGAATATTAAGTTTCAAAAAGATTTACTTGAAATATAAAttctctaattttaatttttcactaaGCCTAAAACTTCTTGGTCGTcctaaaatttgtaaatttcaaaatactaCAATAATATGGCttgcttattattattattattattattttcataaaaggaaaaacaaatagTACATTAAtggaattataaaaataattgataactatatttttaatttagctAGATGTTGATGCTGGTTGCCATAATTGACtaaaatttctattttctaaatattattttatttggatcAAGAAATACAatgaatatatatgaaaaaaaatgcaACATATATAGTGCTTTCATTTTAATCATCTTACAGCTATAATGCACTAAATCTTATCCATTTGAACAgtataacttttttatttatttattcaaaaattattacatatatactaaaataattaatttaagttctcatgattataaatttcacattttaaagTATATTACCATATACTTTGGctcaaaaatgaattaaagaccCAAAGGTTCAATcaaacatcttttttttttattatcaaaaagtGATATTtctaatacaagtttaatatatagtatattttatttaaggaaaaaaatatacgaaatacaCTCGAAGTTTAACTAAATTTGTTGAgacaattcaaattttagacaGGACTATTACCTTTCTATACTATTTAGtatctttatattttaatttttcaataaaaatattcgACTCTACTCGAACATCGTAGAAAAAAATCTAAATCAACTAGTCAAGTGAAAGGAGCCCGCCTACCGTTGCTTGGGGGACTAGATAATGTAATTGTTTCTAcattaataatttacaaaacAACGTTGAAGATTAGGATTCTTTTGGACGTCGAGGATTAGAATAGAATATGGGGTAAgatcattattttcattgtcaagtttttcttttttcttgatattttttcgCTTAATTTCTTAGTATTGTATATCTTTTTCAAGCTTGTtcgataaaatatatatttttcagtCAAAAGGATATCAGAAATAATCTATTTATCTCTTAAAATGGGGTAAGATTTGCGTAAATACATTTTACCTTTAGAGGATACACTAAATATGATATTATCAGGACAGAGTCCCGTTCCGCAAAAGAATTACGTTATCTATATGGGTTAAATTTTTGTAAGTATATGTAGACATGGAACACACTTCAATATCTTAAtatgtttactttttttatattttgaaccgCTTAATGAAATTCTGATTCCTCCACCGATAATTATTAGTACATTAACAATatgatttaactttttttttattaaaataatataagatagaatttcatcatcaacattatgagatttttttatgtgtattatAATTTTACATAAGTGCCCTCCACAGGTTATAAATAAGTTGCTCTTTTCTCACTCTCAACACACCAAACATAAACTGTTTATAGATCAAAAGGCTCTCTCTTCAATTCTTCTTTCATTTCCATCACCATGGATCCCTCTAAGgtatatcaataaatttttttttgtatacaaAACTTTGTGATcctatttttttcttagttGATCTTGTGTTATATAATTggtataatattataatataagtatATCGATCTCGTATAATACGTAAAAATACATTGTTATCGGAAGAAAAAATTCTCACTCAAAGTTTgaattcatttctttttttgatcACAGATAAAGAGATCTTATTCGTTACATCAAAGTATCGTCGATAtagttataatttctttttaaagaacAAAACACCTTATTAAGGTGTCTTTTGTCTTTATTGATACATTTAAAATGGTTTCTCATGCATATCAAGTTTCACgtaaagaaaaatgaagcaCTAGTCATATGAAATTGTGTTTGAatataaatttcatgtttaatattatgtaattttttaaaagaataaaaaaaaattcatgcatatttaacaaaaaattcaaatgaaaaaaaaaaaaacacccctcAAATTCCTTTTAAACTAACTTaggaaaattcaaaaaaagcttttcataaaaaaaacaaaactaacatatctaaaatattataatttctcAACAAAAATTGTCACGTGTGTTCTAACGCCTttctgaaaataaaaataatttttttttcaaaaaaaaactaaacttaAATAACTGTCCTGTAGATGCCGGAATATTCACCGACATCTGATCTGCGATCATCGCTGGCGATAATCACCGGCGATCGGAACATTTGAAGAAAAACACAAATTGTGAGCAATCCTTGCGTAATTGTTTATTACCAGGCGAATCTAGCTTTAAAGCTTTAAGTTCACGTACTCTCAGTAGCTTTTaactaaataacatatttatattaacaaatccactaaatattttttttaaaaccgtgaacttagttattattgtatattaacTTGACATCATCATAGGAACCTATAAACTTCAGATCCGTTTGAATATCAAGTTGTGAACACTCATTTTATTACATTTGGTTGTGTATTAGGAGGTGGATCTAGCCTTAAAGCTATGAGTTCACGTGATCTCAGTAGTTTTTGCTCAAATctcattgtatttgtatatttaactATGAGTTCagttattattgtatatatgtatatatattagctTGAGATCGTTGTAAGAACTCGTAAACTTCAGATTTCTCGATTTGTGTGGCATATGCAATGtatatcttatttttgttggatATGATTGTGACACAGTATCGCCCATCAAGCGCATACGACACCCCTTTCTTGACAACAAATGCTGGTGGTCCTGTGTACAACAATGTTTCTTCCTTGACTGTTGGACCTAGAGGTATTTTGATGTTAGACGTTGAGCTtgtttgaattgacttatttCAAGTGTTTTTAAGTCTGGATGGTATAAGATTTCGTACATTAGTTCAAAGTTCATATTTTTGGCAGGGCCTGTTCTGCTTGAGGATTACTATCTAATTGAGAAGCTCGCGACATTTGATCGCGAGAAGATACCTGAACGTGTTGTTCATGCTAGAGGTGCTAGTGCTAAGGGATTCTTTGAAGTTACTCATGACATTTCTCATCTTACTTGTGCTGATTTTCTCCGAGCTCCTGGCGCTCAAACGCCTGTTATTTGTCGATTCTCTACTGTTGTCCATGAACGTGGAAGCCCCGAGTCTATCAGGGACATTCGTGGTTTTGCTGTCAAGTTCTACACCAGAGAGGTAATTTCGTGTTAATTACTTGAACATGAACTTAGGTCACGGAATCTTTGATTGggttttttgtttaaaatgtaATGTTTTGAATTGATTGACTCAGGGTAACTTTGATCTTGTTGGAAACAATGTCCCCGTGTTCTTTAATCGTGATGCTAAGTCGTTCCCTGACACGATTCGTGCATTGAAACCAAATCCAAAGTCACACATTCAGGAGAACTGGAGGATCCTTGATTTCTTCTCGTTCCTTCCTGAGAGTTTGCATACATTCGCCTTCTTCTACGATGATGTTTGTCTCCCAACGGATTACAGACACATGGAAGGTTTTGGCGTTCACGCGTATCAATTGATTAACAAAGAGGGGAAAGCACATTATGTGAAGTTCCACTGGAAGCCAACTTGTGGTGTGAAATGTATGTCTGAGGAAGAAGCTATTAGAGTCGGTGGTACTAATCATAGCCACGCGACCAAGGATCTTTACGATTCAATTGCTGCTGGAAACTATCCTGAGTGGAAGCTTTTTATCCAAACAATGGACCCCGAGGATGTAGACAAGTTCGATTTTGATCCTCTGGATGTAACCAAGACATGGCCTGAGGATCTCTTGCCGTTGATCCCAGTTGGTCGATTGGTGTTGAACAGGAACATTGATAACTTCTTCGCAGAGAATGAACAACTCGCGTTTAACCCTGGACATATTGTCCCTGGTATTTACTATTCCGAGGATAAGCTTCTCCAGACTAGGATATTCGCGTATGCTGATACTCAGAGACACCGTATTGGACCAAACTATATGCAGCTCCCAGTTAATGCTCCCAAGTGTGGTCATCACAACAATCATCGCGATGGTGCTATGAACATGACACATCGCGATGAAGAGGTACTATGCAACTCGACGATTGGTGCTCCTTATGTTTTGCCTTTTGACCAAACATTTCATTCTTCTGATGTATGACTAAATGTTGCAGGTGGATTATTTGCCCTCGAGGTTTGATCCTTGTCGTCCTGCTGAGCAGTACCCGATTCCTTCTTGTGTCTTGAATGGAAGGCGTACAAATGTGAGACAAATCTTTGTTATTCTTCGTCTGAATGATCTACGAATGAGTTTAACGTTCACTTACATATATACAATGTTGTTTTTTCAGTGTGTCATTCCGAAAGAAAACAACTTCAAACAGGCAGGGGAGAGGTACAGATCATGGGAACCTGACAGGTACTAATTTGGTTCATCTATCATACAATTTATCGCCAATTCACCCCCTCGTAAACACACGATGATAACTGATTATCCTTGTTATTTCAGGCAAGACAGATACATCAACAAATGGGTTGAGTCTTTATCCGATCCACGAGTCACTCATGAGATTCGCAGCATATGGATATCATACTTGTCTCAGGTTTGAGTTCTTCTCTTCATTTCCATGATTCATTTTAGCCTAATAAAACGCGGTGATTAAACAAAACCAATCTTTTTCTTCGCGTGCATACATTGCAGGCTGACAAGTCCTGTGGTCAGAAGGTCGCTTCTCGTCTCACTGTGAAGCCTACAATgtgaaaaatcaatgaaaatagtTGAAATGGTTTCAAGCTGCAAATGTTGAAGGACTAATGCAAAAAAACGTCCGCGTTGTGCTATAAACTGTACTTCTTTTTCAATCGTAATGTTGTATTTTGTATCGAATTTCGATGTCTTGTGTTTTTACTATAATGATGTTGGAACCTGAATAAGTTCACAGTTGTATGTTCAATGTTTCACTTTCTAAAGTTATGTAATTATGTTGAGTTCTTGTTCACTTTGGTGCTTGAAGAACACACTCTCAATTTCAATAATATCACTTTCATTTCAGTATCTCAGCTTGATTGATTAtgtttgaacaattttttcatTACACAAGAAGATCAAGGAAGGTGAAATAGGTCCTTAAGAATGTAACCTATCGTGTGGGGGAGTTTCACTGATACGACTAGACTATAAGCTTTGACTGTGCCAGAGTATGggttatgttgttttacttgaGTGGAGAATTTATCTGAAATAACATCTCTATCTTTACAAGATCGGGGAAAGAGTTCATATACAACATTCTCTCTAGACTCCACTTGTGAGACTATGATTTATATGTTGTTGTAGTATGAGTTGTGTGCGGTTTGAGATACAGTTTTAAGTTGGGAAACTTGCATATACCATACTAGTTTATGAACTAATTACTAAGTTACACTCTAGTTTGCAATATTACGAGTCTTACCATATTTTGTGCGTCCAGAGACTTATATCTCAGATACATCATGTCAAATTCAggtgtaatttttttctagatACATTTTGTACAAGTGAATTTGTATGTATATGTGATATATAACAAATCTCGCTAGTCTCCCTCCGTTCCGCTTACCACTTTTCTTTGTATATGGTATCCCAAATCACATTAGATCCGTACAGATATATGTATCTAGGTGTGAATCACATGTATTTGGAATATATTAGTATCTCACTCTCCTTCCTCCCTATCTCGCTTGTCTCTTTCcaaattataatgtatatagTATCAAAAATACatgtaataaattaaaagtacaAGTAGTAATAATGTACTTCCTCTGTCCCTATTCAGTTGTCTACTTTAGAAatgacacacatattaagataacaataattagCAAAGTgaagttataattttacccttgttaattatgatttcaaaaatgatgaattaaaaCTTGGAAACTTTCAAGAAGTTTAAATGAGGGTATAATAGAAAAATCCCTAGCAATACAAAGTGATTGATGTTACTGTTATCCGTTTGTAGACATGTTAAATTGTTGCGgacttattaaaatatttatttatcgattgttataattattagttgggaaaagggtctgatatacccctcaactttgtcatttagagctgatataccccttgttatgaaagtggctcatatatacccctacttgtaaacaaatggctcacatataccattttcctctaacggaaatgaaaaaaataacaatttttatttaaatttttattatttttttctaaaaaatataatctcatatgagtaaatttaatccttgccaaacatattttttttgacttttttttgtttcaatgactaatttataattattattttgataatcaaatttatttgtgtttcactaatattcttgtaaaacttattgtagataaccaaattttttcttcgaatacgaaattaaattacaatacacaaaaaatagtttaattttttattctttaaactaaggaatgaaagaaaacaacaaaataagaataagaaattcaaataattataataaaagaagtcaaaaaataatttatgtatgaaaaaaattaaaatataccttaaactttgatagaagaatcatatatacccataattttttttaaaaaaatcgaagtaataaatataaatttaaaactaattttttaacttccgttaaatgaagggtatatgtgagccattttgtaacggcaggggtatatgtgagccgtttttataacggtaagggcatatatgagccacttttataacgaggatatatcagctccaaatgacaaagttgagggtaTATCAGACCATTTTCCCTTATTAGTTTAACCATTAAGATTTGActcaaaaaacttttttttcatgAGAATCACTTTTAAAACATTCACCTGAATTGACTTTCTTCAAAAAGCAAATATTAAGATCCGATCGCACAACCTCTGTCAGCTCTCGAATAACATGTTGAAGTGTGTGATTATCTCGTCTAAAAGTTTAACCGATTAAAGagaacacatattcataattaatGATATTCTCAACCGAGTGAATCTCGCAAGAAACTTTAGTATACCATCAAATTTTAGATAAAAGGCTTATCTACACCATCCGTTAAAATCTTGACTCATTTATGTCATATTCAACAACATATATAAGTCAATTTTTAACGAgtgacataaataaattttcttaaagttGGATAATATATGTAAGTCTTCTTCTTTAACATAAATAATGCGACACAGCATTAACGAGAATTGTGATAAAGTGATAATACGCTACTTTGGTTTCTTAATATCCACGTGTCAATTGTTAACTATGTTGATCATCATCTTCCAAACTAAAAGAAACAATTATCACTATTCTTGATATTTATTATCTCTCTTCTCTGCTCTCCAACTGTCACTCTTCCTACGCCGGCCGGCCGCCGTCCTCCGCCGTTGATTCATTTTTCCGGTGACTGTCTTCCACCTCACTTTTACCCACTTCCCCTAACCTTACAGGATGATAGCTATTTCGAACTCTTTGCTTTTATCAACAACCCCTTCTCTGCATTTCACTTCAGGTAATTCTTTAAATCTTCTAAAGTTTACATTTTTATTCATGGGGTTTGGATTATTTGTTGTAATTTGCTGTTTTTGATGCACCCTTTAAAGTGATTTCGAATATGGTATGTTGATTAGTTGGTATTTGAGCTTAATTTACCCTGTGTGTTCACTAATCGAGCTTCGTAATAGCATAATTGAATGATTATTTCAAGATTTGTGTTTTGTTCTCTACTGATTTTAGCTTTGATATGCTTTACTCGAGTCGAGGGTGTTAGGTAGGCCTACGCACCACCCTACTCGGactccacttgtgggattacactgtgttgttgttgttgctgttctCTATTGATTTTAGGTTTGAGATGCTTTAGTTGAACCGAGAATCTACCCTCTCTACCTTCACAAGCATAAGGTAGGTGTAAGGTATGTGTACACATCATACTCCCCGGATATATCCCACTTGTGTGATTACacttggtatgttgttgttacCTACTGATTTTAGCGTTGGTAGGGTAATGTCTGCGTACACACCTCCCTTCCTAAacctcacttgtgggattacgcTGTGTATGTTTTTGCTGTTGTTTACTGATATTAACTGATAAAGTAGTAAACTAACTGCTGCATAGTGTGATTTGTGTCTCGAAAGAAGTTAGCTAAGAACAAAGCAAAATGGCCTCAAGAGCTATAGGCTATTGGATAAAGGATCTTTATTGTTGTAATACCTCCGTTAAGTTGTTTTTTCGCTCTGATCAGAGGCTTGTATGTGATAAGTATGACATATATTGAACATCCAGTTTTAAGGAACACCAATTTGCTTTAGaaactaggtgatttcttttgATAGGCTTGTAGTCGGAGTTGTTAGGTACAACTCTAGGTACCTGACTTGGTGGGAGATAGCAGGTATTCGGTGGAATTAGTCACGGTGCACAAGTTGTCACTATCATGAAAGAGATATTCATTTCCTTCATATTATTTGGTGGTGTTTTGCTGGAtacgaagtttaagaaatagAGAAACACTATCCTTAGATTGCACTATCTTCATTTCAACGTTCgtattttatctttaatgacACACTTATAGgaatgacatgtttaagatacAAGATTCAGAGGGTAGTTTTGGTATGTTAACATCTCTAATTTAAGTCCACAAGATTCAATAGTTCTCCAAACATGTTTAAGCAAAATGGTGCATATGTTTGTTTCAATACTACATTAAAATAAGGTGCATGATAAGATTCAGAGGGTAGTTTTGGTATGTTAACATCTCTAATTTAAGTCCACAAGATTCAATAGTTCTCCAAACATGTTTAAGCAAAATGGTGCATATGTTTGTTTCAATACTACATTAAAATAAGGTGCATGATAAGATTCAGAGGGTAGTTTTGGTATGTTAACATCTCTAATTTAAGTCCACAAGATTCAATAGTTCTCCAAACATGTTTAAGCAAAATGGTGCATATGTTTGTTTCAATACTACATTAAAATAAGGTGCATGATAAGATTCAAAGACCTTCCATGCTTCTTATTCAATTCTTTAAGCATAACATCTAAATGAAAATTGTTGGATTCAAAATGAATTGTGTGTTTTTTTGTTCGAATTATTTGTGGAACTGCATGAAGCTAAAAATTCTCATGACTAATATGATTGGTTTTAGTAGTACATGATCATATGCTGCATTGATGGCTCCCTCTTCACCCAAACCTACATGAGTGATGTGATATAAGTCCAGTAACTTTTGATGTGCTAGGGTCCAGTTTGAAGTCGGCAGATAAAAGTGTCGGTGGCACCACCAAATTGGCCTTCAGTCCAAGGCACGGAGGAAAATCATCCTCATCTAGAAGATCATTAACCGTTCAAGCAGAATATAGGTACTGCTTCTCTTGTTCTTACGTGCTCTACTCGTGCAACTTATACATTGATGATATACCACACTTCTTTTTGTTTGGTTGTCACACTCACTTGTCTTTCTTGTAGATGATATTTTCATCTCAATAAGTTAGTGTGAGCTTTAATTAGACCAAATCAACTCAAAAGAACCTTCCTGCTCCTTCAATTATTTAGTTTTCTCTGACCGTTGTTCTGCAAAACTATAAATCCAATTGATTCCTGAGTGACAGAAGCAAACCTGGCTCTTGCCATTAAATAGGAAAAAGAGTGTTGTAGTTCTGTTTCTTTCATACATTGGTGATCCACCGAGTCTTTCTTGTTAATTGGCAGTGATGGGGGGAGGCCAAGCAATTCAAGCATCTTTGTAGGTGGCTTTCTTTTAGGAGGAGTAATCGTTGGTGCACTTGGTTGTATCTTCGCACCAGAGGTAATCATTTTATGCTAAAACTAACTTATTTTCGGGTAAAATGCAGTAGCACTTGTATTAGTCACTGCCTTTGGTCGTCTTTGCTCGTTAATACTTGTGAATTTGCCACATCACTCATTGATTAATGCCTTCTCCACATTTCATCTCTTGCGGTGTACCTGGGAGCAGTAAGCTGACTGCCCTTTAATTTCTCTTCTACAGATTAGCAAGGCATTAGCCGAAACAGATAGGAAGGACCTCATGAGAAAACTGCCAAAGtttatatatgatgaagaaaaagCATTGGAGGTAAGTTAATATTATGTACGTCTTTTATTAGGAAGCAGTAAGAAAGAGAAATAGTGTCTTTTTTTTGGTCGTGCACGCTCGCGCTTCGTGCGAGTGTAGAGACACACAACAAACACACATATTATATCAGAGTCCTCTATTCTGGCTGATTAAATCCCTCCTTACAAGTGTAATCCTCTAAGTTGTAGCTATCTGTCGCTTTGGAGTCTTCCTTCGTGGATCTTCAAATGGTCCTGAATCCTGATTGCTGAGATTTGGTAGTTTATGTAAGTTCCGTTTTGTAGTCATGAACTTATGAGACGAAGTACCTTGCAAGAGATATAAAGACAAAGGCTAGAGAAGATACTCTGTGACCAGTCATTGCTAAGATTTGAAGCACCCCCAACCAAGGATGTTCTACAGTGTTTTTTGATAACCTTGGTGTCCGGTCCAGCTTACATGCACCTCAATTAAGTCCACGGGATACTTTTCACTTCCCACTAGCATCAAGTACCAAGTACCATGTAATTGGGATAAATG
Proteins encoded in this window:
- the cat1 gene encoding catalase isozyme 1; the protein is MDPSKYRPSSAYDTPFLTTNAGGPVYNNVSSLTVGPRGPVLLEDYYLIEKLATFDREKIPERVVHARGASAKGFFEVTHDISHLTCADFLRAPGAQTPVICRFSTVVHERGSPESIRDIRGFAVKFYTREGNFDLVGNNVPVFFNRDAKSFPDTIRALKPNPKSHIQENWRILDFFSFLPESLHTFAFFYDDVCLPTDYRHMEGFGVHAYQLINKEGKAHYVKFHWKPTCGVKCMSEEEAIRVGGTNHSHATKDLYDSIAAGNYPEWKLFIQTMDPEDVDKFDFDPLDVTKTWPEDLLPLIPVGRLVLNRNIDNFFAENEQLAFNPGHIVPGIYYSEDKLLQTRIFAYADTQRHRIGPNYMQLPVNAPKCGHHNNHRDGAMNMTHRDEEVDYLPSRFDPCRPAEQYPIPSCVLNGRRTNCVIPKENNFKQAGERYRSWEPDRQDRYINKWVESLSDPRVTHEIRSIWISYLSQADKSCGQKVASRLTVKPTM
- the LOC101249717 gene encoding uncharacterized protein, with protein sequence MIAISNSLLLSTTPSLHFTSGSSLKSADKSVGGTTKLAFSPRHGGKSSSSRRSLTVQAEYSDGGRPSNSSIFVGGFLLGGVIVGALGCIFAPEISKALAETDRKDLMRKLPKFIYDEEKALEKQRKILTEKIVQLNDAIDDISNQLRSGDAENGAAVNLDEVESVI